In one Pseudodesulfovibrio tunisiensis genomic region, the following are encoded:
- a CDS encoding nitroreductase family protein — MQGTDSVLQAILERRSIRKYTDAPVSRENLLTILDAGRWAPSGLNNQPWRFLVILPDDPRRERLEACTRYAHIVRTAGALIAVLLERSAMYSPMKDHQGAGACVQNMLLAAHALGLGAVWLGQIINDQDAALSALSLSPDEYELQAVIALGHPATAGASSRKNLAELLLEEF, encoded by the coding sequence ATGCAAGGCACTGATTCCGTTCTCCAGGCCATTCTGGAGCGCAGGAGCATTCGCAAGTATACGGACGCCCCGGTTTCCCGTGAGAATCTGCTCACGATTCTGGATGCCGGGCGCTGGGCCCCGAGCGGGCTGAACAACCAGCCGTGGCGCTTTCTGGTCATTCTGCCGGATGATCCCCGGCGCGAAAGGCTGGAGGCGTGCACCAGATACGCGCACATCGTGCGTACTGCGGGCGCGCTCATCGCCGTGCTGCTGGAACGTTCCGCCATGTACAGCCCCATGAAGGATCATCAGGGGGCCGGGGCCTGCGTGCAGAACATGCTGCTGGCCGCCCATGCCCTCGGGCTGGGCGCAGTCTGGCTCGGCCAGATCATCAATGATCAGGACGCGGCCCTGTCCGCGCTTTCCCTTTCCCCCGACGAATACGAGCTACAGGCCGTGATCGCGCTTGGTCACCCCGCAACTGCGGGCGCATCCTCGCGCAAGAATCTGGCCGAACTGCTTCTGGAGGAATTCTGA
- a CDS encoding MBL fold metallo-hydrolase, whose amino-acid sequence MEISLFPLGPLETNCYVLANGTEAVVVDPGGDPAPVLAHVEKHGLTVTHILNTHLHFDHTYGNKALAEATGAPILASGEDAYLLEDGLGRGGVMGLPTVPEYAFQAIEPGEFTFAGAGCTVFATPGHSAGSLTFHFPEAGVAFVGDLIFYRSIGRTDFAGGDLDRLKESVRRHIFTLPPETVLYSGHGPETTAGDEMNHNPFFTGF is encoded by the coding sequence ATGGAGATATCCCTGTTCCCACTGGGACCGCTGGAGACCAACTGCTATGTGCTGGCCAACGGAACCGAGGCCGTTGTGGTGGACCCGGGCGGAGACCCGGCCCCGGTGCTGGCGCATGTGGAGAAACATGGCCTGACCGTGACGCACATTCTGAACACGCATCTGCACTTCGATCATACCTACGGCAACAAGGCTCTGGCCGAGGCCACGGGCGCGCCGATCCTTGCCTCGGGCGAGGATGCGTATCTGCTGGAGGACGGTCTGGGCCGAGGCGGCGTCATGGGGCTTCCCACGGTGCCGGAGTATGCGTTTCAGGCCATCGAGCCGGGCGAATTCACCTTTGCCGGTGCCGGATGCACGGTTTTTGCCACGCCGGGACATTCCGCAGGCAGCCTGACCTTTCATTTTCCCGAGGCCGGGGTTGCGTTCGTGGGCGATCTGATCTTCTACCGTTCCATCGGACGGACGGATTTTGCAGGCGGTGATCTGGACAGGCTCAAGGAGTCCGTGCGCAGGCATATCTTCACCCTGCCGCCCGAAACCGTGCTGTATTCCGGGCATGGCCCCGAGACCACGGCCGGCGACGAGATGAATCACAATCCCTTTTTTACCGGATTCTAG
- a CDS encoding RNA polymerase sigma factor yields MEESREAEAIRDVLRGNPRAFEMLVRKYERPVYNLMLRTVGNEGHAADLAQEAFLRAYEKLGTFRNGKRFFPWLYAISLNVCRDWLRRQGRDPHVYVEDANRLAEAGAASQQDTLQSRLDGRRMFDAMTKLPLAYREALVMRFREEFSMREIAQALDISVSGAKMRVSRGLDMLRKQFTEASDD; encoded by the coding sequence ATGGAAGAAAGCCGGGAAGCGGAAGCCATACGAGACGTGCTCCGGGGGAATCCCCGGGCATTCGAGATGCTGGTGCGCAAATACGAGCGCCCGGTGTACAATCTCATGCTCCGCACCGTGGGCAACGAGGGACATGCAGCCGACCTCGCCCAGGAGGCTTTCCTCCGCGCATACGAAAAGCTCGGGACCTTCCGCAACGGAAAGCGGTTCTTCCCGTGGCTGTATGCGATTTCCCTGAACGTATGCCGGGACTGGCTCCGGCGACAGGGCCGCGATCCCCACGTCTATGTGGAGGATGCGAACCGCCTTGCCGAGGCCGGAGCCGCGTCCCAGCAGGACACCCTGCAAAGTCGTCTGGACGGACGCAGGATGTTCGACGCCATGACCAAACTGCCCCTGGCCTATCGCGAAGCGCTGGTCATGCGATTCCGCGAGGAATTCTCCATGCGGGAAATCGCCCAGGCTCTGGACATCAGCGTCAGCGGCGCGAAAATGCGGGTGAGCCGGGGGCTGGACATGCTCAGAAAACAATTCACGGAGGCGTCCGATGACTGA